A genomic window from Dethiosulfovibrio salsuginis includes:
- a CDS encoding efflux RND transporter periplasmic adaptor subunit: MYGLLVLSTLLVAVAIYMAWWWHTTMSIPDLVTARPSFYRQDVPVRAVLIWREELVRSSTRGSVQYRYGSNPASISKGELIATVMKGGKGNPVYSSKRGYFIPGLDGLEGSWRYSSIWTESFSLPEVPDAVMFPDFAESRSDRVIGKLIPQPQVLRAVFYSPLTESLKSEAQSGFIEFRLDPLGSPFRGDVRVVEVMGQVLKVYMDMPFFPLSSLVRRDMTIYLKGGEWRGAELPESAVVIKNGKKGVFQVRGDRVFFREVRGIPMPGDRFLVYGGLNPGNLVLLNGMIGKEGRIKLW; the protein is encoded by the coding sequence GTGTACGGGTTGCTGGTGCTTTCTACCCTGTTGGTAGCGGTGGCCATTTATATGGCCTGGTGGTGGCACACCACTATGTCGATCCCCGATCTGGTGACAGCTAGGCCATCATTCTACCGTCAGGATGTGCCGGTCAGAGCGGTGCTTATATGGAGGGAAGAGCTCGTTAGGTCCTCCACTAGAGGTTCGGTTCAGTATCGCTACGGCTCCAATCCGGCCTCTATATCCAAAGGCGAACTTATAGCCACGGTTATGAAGGGGGGAAAAGGAAATCCTGTATACTCCTCCAAAAGGGGATATTTTATCCCCGGCCTTGATGGTCTGGAGGGGTCGTGGCGTTATTCCTCCATATGGACCGAGTCGTTCTCCCTCCCTGAGGTGCCCGATGCGGTGATGTTTCCCGATTTCGCCGAGAGCCGGTCCGACAGGGTCATAGGAAAGCTGATCCCCCAGCCTCAGGTTTTGAGGGCGGTGTTTTACTCTCCTCTGACCGAGTCCCTCAAGTCGGAGGCCCAGTCGGGGTTTATCGAGTTTCGTCTCGATCCCCTAGGTTCCCCTTTCAGAGGGGATGTCCGGGTGGTCGAGGTTATGGGCCAGGTCTTAAAGGTCTATATGGATATGCCTTTTTTCCCTCTGTCCTCCCTGGTTCGTCGGGATATGACCATATACCTTAAAGGTGGAGAGTGGCGTGGGGCGGAACTGCCCGAGTCGGCGGTTGTGATAAAGAACGGCAAAAAAGGGGTTTTTCAGGTTCGTGGAGATCGAGTCTTTTTCAGGGAGGTCCGAGGTATCCCTATGCCTGGAGACCGGTTTCTGGTCTACGGTGGCCTGAATCCCGGAAATTTAGTACTATTGAACGGAATGATAGGTAAGGAAGGAAGGATCAAGTTATGGTAG
- a CDS encoding glutamine synthetase III family protein yields MEVSRPRDIFAMNVFDRKTMKEMLPEEIFKRLLASIEGGQKLDISIADFVATAMKEWAVSKGATHYTHWFLPRTETTAEKHIAFLTTDETGSPLDSFSGAELVKSEPDASSFPSGGIRSTFEARGYSTWDPSSSAFIVRSPKGATLCIPSVFISYDGTPLDMKTPLIKSIDVAKDRAMRLLKLFGNRTVKSVEVTVGAEQEYFLVDEEKANRRPDLQFCGRTLLGAPSPLEQTVEAHYFGAIHPRILAYMEDVERDMYRMGQVLKARHNEVAPCQFEFAPDVSEGNLGCDQNHILMEIMKKMALRHKFRLLLHEKPFAGVNGSGKHLNFSLRDSEGRNLLKPSSNQRRNIQFLTFLGAFLLGMSKHSGLLRASIASPGNMHRLGGHEAPPAIMSVYLGEVLTHILDNIGKGLPDKVPSRSLIDLGLNRLPSVLAENSDRNRTSPIAFTGNKFEFRAVGSPQAISGPLTTVLAVWSSGMEEMADMIERRTVDGRMDVTDAALEAIGHAAKESAAVRFEGNAYTTEWMAEAKARGLVIAENTVEALDQYLIPENKALMAKLGIMGERELEAYYEIRTEQYVKAMDVEMGTLISMIREGVLPAITKQITLEGNGLKALPQGWEQDLGPWEKGLKDMITLKNGLITASHRLEDLRHRAQAMDLAERAKVVTEDGLPLMAAIRGMSDGAELLIAGDLWPYPRYRELFLVD; encoded by the coding sequence ATGGAGGTATCCAGACCTAGAGACATTTTTGCGATGAACGTATTCGACAGAAAGACCATGAAGGAGATGCTGCCGGAGGAGATTTTCAAACGTCTTCTGGCCTCCATCGAGGGAGGACAGAAGCTGGACATCTCCATCGCCGACTTCGTGGCAACCGCCATGAAGGAATGGGCTGTATCCAAAGGGGCGACCCACTACACCCACTGGTTTCTGCCCAGAACCGAGACCACCGCTGAAAAGCACATAGCCTTTCTGACCACCGACGAGACGGGGTCTCCCCTGGATTCCTTCAGTGGAGCGGAGCTGGTCAAAAGCGAGCCAGACGCATCGTCCTTCCCCTCCGGGGGGATACGGTCCACCTTCGAGGCCCGAGGATACAGCACCTGGGACCCTTCAAGCTCGGCGTTTATAGTGAGAAGCCCCAAGGGGGCGACCCTTTGCATACCGTCGGTGTTCATATCCTACGACGGGACCCCTCTGGACATGAAAACCCCTCTCATAAAGTCCATCGACGTGGCGAAAGACAGGGCCATGAGGCTTCTGAAGCTCTTCGGAAACAGGACGGTCAAGTCGGTTGAGGTGACGGTGGGTGCGGAGCAGGAATACTTTCTGGTGGACGAGGAGAAGGCCAACAGGAGGCCGGACCTCCAGTTCTGCGGCAGGACCCTTTTAGGGGCCCCTTCTCCTTTAGAGCAGACCGTGGAGGCCCACTACTTCGGGGCCATCCACCCCAGAATACTTGCCTACATGGAGGACGTTGAGAGGGATATGTACCGAATGGGCCAGGTTCTAAAGGCTAGGCACAACGAGGTGGCCCCCTGCCAGTTCGAGTTCGCCCCGGACGTCTCGGAGGGCAACCTTGGCTGCGACCAGAACCACATACTGATGGAGATAATGAAGAAAATGGCCCTGAGGCACAAGTTCAGGCTGCTCCTCCACGAAAAGCCTTTCGCAGGGGTCAACGGAAGCGGAAAACACCTGAACTTCTCCCTCAGAGACAGCGAGGGCAGAAACCTGCTGAAGCCCTCCTCAAACCAGAGGAGAAACATCCAGTTTCTGACCTTCTTAGGGGCCTTTCTGCTAGGCATGTCCAAACACAGCGGCCTGCTCAGGGCATCTATAGCCTCGCCGGGCAACATGCACCGACTGGGAGGACACGAGGCCCCTCCAGCCATAATGAGCGTCTACCTCGGAGAGGTACTGACCCACATACTGGACAACATAGGAAAGGGCCTGCCGGACAAAGTTCCCTCTCGGTCCCTCATAGACTTAGGGCTAAACAGGCTTCCGTCGGTTTTAGCGGAAAACTCGGACAGAAACCGCACCTCCCCTATAGCCTTCACGGGAAACAAGTTCGAGTTTAGGGCGGTAGGATCTCCTCAGGCCATTTCCGGCCCTCTCACCACGGTGCTGGCGGTCTGGAGCTCCGGCATGGAGGAGATGGCGGACATGATAGAGAGGAGGACGGTAGACGGCAGGATGGACGTCACAGACGCCGCCTTAGAGGCCATAGGACACGCCGCTAAAGAGAGCGCAGCGGTGCGGTTCGAGGGCAACGCCTACACCACCGAGTGGATGGCGGAAGCCAAGGCAAGAGGGCTGGTCATAGCGGAAAACACCGTGGAGGCCCTGGACCAATACCTTATCCCGGAGAACAAGGCCCTCATGGCAAAGCTGGGGATAATGGGAGAGAGGGAGCTCGAGGCCTACTACGAGATAAGGACCGAGCAGTACGTCAAGGCCATGGACGTGGAGATGGGGACCTTGATATCGATGATAAGGGAAGGTGTCCTGCCGGCCATCACCAAGCAGATAACCTTAGAGGGCAACGGCCTAAAGGCCCTGCCCCAGGGATGGGAGCAGGACCTTGGTCCATGGGAGAAGGGCCTGAAGGACATGATAACCCTCAAAAACGGCCTCATAACCGCCAGCCACAGGCTTGAGGACCTGAGACACAGGGCACAGGCCATGGACCTGGCGGAGAGGGCAAAGGTCGTTACGGAAGACGGCCTGCCCCTTATGGCGGCGATCAGGGGCATGAGCGACGGGGCGGAGCTGCTTATAGCAGGGGACCTATGGCCCTACCCCAGATACAGGGAGCTGTTTTTGGTGGACTAA
- a CDS encoding response regulator codes for MTIRILVADDHQIVRKGLVMLLEAEGDMEVVAEVSDGRAALVAATELRPDVAVMDIVMSGMGGIEATRRLVKEGIAVVALSMHSDHHFVVEMFRAGAGAFLLKDCATDELAGAIRAVLDGLLYLGPSIQRSTRITLDSLEDILTNEVPKEDLTPREREVLQFIAEGKSSKDMALAMGLSIKTVDNHRQSLMNKLKLHSVADLTKYAIRMGLTGATF; via the coding sequence TTTAGTTGCCGATGACCATCAGATAGTCAGAAAGGGATTGGTCATGCTGTTGGAGGCCGAGGGGGATATGGAGGTAGTCGCGGAGGTCTCCGACGGTAGGGCGGCGTTGGTGGCTGCGACGGAACTGCGCCCCGACGTGGCGGTCATGGATATAGTAATGTCAGGAATGGGTGGCATAGAGGCTACTAGACGGCTGGTGAAAGAGGGTATAGCGGTGGTGGCTCTGTCTATGCACTCGGATCACCATTTCGTGGTGGAGATGTTTAGGGCCGGTGCCGGGGCGTTCCTCCTCAAAGACTGTGCCACCGATGAGCTTGCTGGGGCCATAAGAGCGGTACTAGACGGTCTGCTCTACCTTGGCCCCAGCATCCAGCGATCCACGAGGATAACCCTGGATTCTCTGGAGGATATATTGACAAACGAGGTTCCAAAGGAGGACCTTACCCCTAGAGAGAGGGAGGTCCTCCAGTTTATAGCGGAGGGGAAAAGCTCTAAAGATATGGCATTAGCCATGGGGTTAAGCATCAAAACGGTGGATAACCACAGGCAGAGTCTTATGAATAAGTTGAAATTACATTCTGTCGCTGACTTAACCAAATATGCGATCCGCATGGGGTTAACAGGAGCGACGTTTTAG